A genomic region of Micromonospora sp. NBRC 110009 contains the following coding sequences:
- a CDS encoding helix-turn-helix domain-containing protein gives MNASTAPEPLWEIEDVSAYLRVPVQTLYQWRKRKYGPPAARVGRHLRYDPDAVRAWFADQSTAA, from the coding sequence ATGAACGCATCTACCGCCCCCGAACCGCTGTGGGAAATCGAAGACGTATCCGCCTACCTGCGCGTCCCCGTCCAGACGCTCTACCAGTGGCGCAAGCGCAAGTACGGACCGCCCGCCGCCCGCGTCGGCCGCCACCTCCGCTACGACCCCGACGCGGTGCGCGCCTGGTTTGCCGACCAGTCCACGGCGGCCTGA
- a CDS encoding tyrosine-type recombinase/integrase, translating to MAHIVDRWYRTVVGPDGKSRQEPKPECGQGMRYRVRYTSPDGKEKSQSFPDKKKREAQAFLARVQADILKGTYVDPDAGRITFKRYADDWLAAATTDELTRDRLEYEFRLHVYPAFGDQALTAIQPATIRAWAHQLQTKGLAASYRRVLFNDVSMIFNAAVDDRKVVSNPFAVKTIRPPKYQAPKVVPWPNDLRARFRAALADRYRVTVDLGAGCGLRQGEIFGVSPDDIDPARPVLHVTRQVKLVRGRLIFALPKGGKVRDVPLPESVSRRLTEHAKRYPPVDVTLPWGSSTGEPRTVTLYLTTPAGTALDRTAFNRGVWKRAIRATGVPDNRHNGMHVLRHTYASVLLDAGESVKALSAYLGHSDPGFTLRIYTHLLPASEDRTRRAIDHAFADDPQSLDGLETA from the coding sequence ATGGCCCACATCGTCGACCGCTGGTACCGCACCGTCGTCGGCCCTGATGGCAAGTCCCGCCAGGAACCGAAACCTGAATGCGGGCAGGGAATGCGCTACCGCGTCCGCTACACCTCGCCAGACGGCAAAGAGAAGTCACAGTCGTTCCCCGACAAGAAGAAGCGGGAAGCGCAAGCGTTCCTCGCCCGCGTCCAGGCCGACATCCTCAAGGGCACCTACGTCGACCCGGACGCCGGGCGCATCACCTTCAAGCGCTACGCCGACGACTGGCTCGCCGCCGCAACCACCGACGAGCTGACCCGGGACCGGCTCGAATACGAGTTCCGGCTCCACGTCTACCCCGCCTTCGGGGACCAGGCACTCACCGCCATCCAACCCGCCACCATCCGCGCCTGGGCACACCAGCTGCAAACGAAGGGCCTGGCGGCCAGCTACCGCCGGGTCCTGTTCAACGACGTCTCCATGATCTTCAACGCGGCCGTCGATGACCGGAAGGTGGTCAGCAACCCGTTCGCGGTCAAGACGATCCGGCCACCGAAGTACCAAGCGCCCAAGGTCGTCCCGTGGCCCAACGACCTACGCGCCCGCTTCCGCGCCGCCCTGGCCGACCGCTACCGGGTCACCGTCGACCTGGGCGCCGGCTGCGGCCTGCGCCAGGGTGAGATCTTCGGCGTCAGCCCGGACGACATCGACCCGGCCCGGCCCGTCCTGCACGTGACGCGTCAGGTCAAGCTCGTGCGCGGGCGCCTGATCTTCGCGCTACCCAAGGGCGGCAAGGTCCGCGACGTCCCACTGCCGGAATCGGTGTCACGCCGCCTGACTGAGCACGCCAAGCGGTACCCGCCGGTCGACGTCACCCTTCCGTGGGGTTCCTCGACCGGCGAGCCGCGGACCGTGACGCTCTACCTGACGACCCCGGCCGGAACAGCGCTGGACCGGACGGCCTTCAACCGGGGCGTCTGGAAGCGGGCCATCCGCGCCACCGGCGTCCCCGACAACCGGCACAACGGCATGCACGTGCTCCGGCACACCTACGCCTCGGTCCTGCTCGACGCCGGCGAAAGCGTGAAGGCGCTCTCGGCCTACCTCGGGCACTCCGACCCCGGCTTCACCCTCCGGATCTACACCCACCTGCTGCCGGCCAGCGAGGACCGCACCCGCCGCGCGATCGACCACGCCTTCGCCGACGACCCGCAGAGCCTAGACGGCCTGGAAACGGCATGA